A single region of the Solwaraspora sp. WMMD406 genome encodes:
- a CDS encoding AAA family ATPase, whose protein sequence is MTGRALHRGNVIHGKGNFDLTCEVDLFAAHLSTTLRAARHQQLLICDKTVVDVLAYARMILAPAPGSPDAAVLDAIATFCRTWAPTTYDAVFYLSDRFDHPNDPMRAKVAHLQAETAEALRATCANVNLPLTDVPTGIDTAARVAWIARRVDPLLPGTTG, encoded by the coding sequence GTGACAGGGAGGGCCCTTCATCGAGGAAACGTCATTCACGGCAAGGGCAACTTCGACCTGACCTGCGAAGTGGACCTGTTCGCCGCGCACCTGTCCACGACGCTGCGCGCCGCCCGCCATCAACAGCTCCTCATCTGCGACAAGACGGTGGTCGACGTTCTCGCCTACGCCCGCATGATCCTCGCCCCCGCACCCGGCAGCCCTGACGCCGCCGTACTCGACGCGATAGCTACGTTCTGCCGCACATGGGCACCTACTACCTACGACGCGGTCTTCTACCTATCCGACCGCTTCGACCATCCCAACGACCCGATGCGAGCCAAGGTCGCCCACCTCCAAGCCGAAACCGCCGAGGCACTCCGCGCAACCTGCGCCAACGTGAACCTACCGCTGACCGACGTGCCCACCGGGATCGACACCGCCGCCCGCGTGGCATGGATCGCCCGGCGGGTCGACCCACTACTACCTGGCACGACCGGCTAA
- a CDS encoding TauD/TfdA family dioxygenase has translation MTTAIDLAPISGPSAWRGDELATTTEWIYQLSDAERTELETVGRQFVADDPDLRTVTAADYPLPVCAGLNAECAQQMDSGRGFILVRGLRTEEYGDTLAGAIFFLMGLHLGVPMAQNQMGDVLDHVIATSNKTLDDPSALPSRVRDRLPFHSDSSDVVALMCLRAAKDGGASSLVSGTTIYNEILRRRPDLAPLLFEPWHWDWYKQDHDAPANTYLSPICSYVDGIFSTYAGSSMIFSAQDYPEVPRLTEAQIELLHLYDEIAQEPGLALDMDFQPGDVQWLLNYAALHSRTGYVDFPEPERRRHLLRLWLKRDVGRPLVDGFGKNVVTDRGAADVVPGGRFQIAEAVVPNFEWGN, from the coding sequence ATGACGACCGCAATCGACCTCGCCCCGATCTCCGGCCCGTCCGCCTGGCGCGGCGACGAGCTGGCCACCACCACCGAATGGATCTACCAGCTCAGTGACGCCGAGCGGACCGAGTTGGAGACCGTCGGCCGGCAGTTCGTCGCCGACGACCCCGACCTGCGTACGGTCACCGCCGCCGACTACCCGCTGCCGGTCTGCGCCGGCCTCAACGCCGAGTGCGCGCAGCAGATGGACTCCGGGCGCGGCTTCATCCTGGTGCGCGGGCTGCGCACCGAGGAGTACGGCGACACCCTCGCCGGTGCCATCTTCTTCCTGATGGGCCTGCACCTCGGCGTACCGATGGCGCAGAACCAGATGGGCGACGTCCTCGACCACGTCATCGCCACCTCCAACAAGACCCTCGACGACCCGTCGGCGCTGCCGTCGCGGGTCCGGGACCGGCTGCCGTTCCACTCCGACAGCTCCGACGTGGTCGCGCTGATGTGCCTGCGCGCGGCGAAGGATGGCGGGGCGAGCAGCCTGGTCAGCGGCACCACCATCTACAACGAGATCCTGCGCCGCCGGCCGGACCTGGCGCCGCTGCTGTTCGAGCCGTGGCATTGGGACTGGTACAAGCAGGACCACGACGCCCCGGCGAACACCTACCTGTCGCCGATTTGCAGCTACGTCGACGGCATCTTCAGCACGTACGCCGGCAGCTCGATGATCTTCTCGGCGCAGGACTACCCGGAGGTGCCCCGGCTCACCGAGGCACAGATCGAGTTGCTGCACCTCTACGACGAGATCGCCCAAGAGCCGGGCCTGGCCCTGGACATGGACTTCCAGCCCGGCGACGTGCAGTGGCTGCTGAACTACGCCGCCCTGCACTCGCGGACCGGCTACGTCGACTTCCCGGAGCCGGAGCGCCGCCGCCACCTGTTGCGGCTGTGGCTCAAGCGCGACGTCGGCCGGCCGCTGGTGGACGGCTTCGGCAAGAACGTCGTCACCGACCGGGGCGCGGCCGACGTGGTGCCGGGCGGTCGGTTCCAGATCGCCGAGGCGGTCGTGCCGAACTTCGAGTGGGGCAACTGA
- a CDS encoding NUDIX domain-containing protein has translation MTALPAHPVDVLLLLTRADHLLLALREGTGYADGQWNLPSGKLEQGEHAVTAIVREADEEIGVRLSPSEPQLVTTVHHRNSSGLARVGLAFAVAFDQSRHGEPVNAEPHKCAKIAWFPADMLPTNTYPYTAACVNAFQDRAPFALSGWS, from the coding sequence GTGACCGCCCTCCCCGCGCACCCGGTTGATGTGCTGCTCCTACTCACCCGCGCCGACCATCTCTTACTCGCGCTGCGCGAAGGAACCGGCTACGCGGACGGCCAGTGGAATCTTCCATCCGGGAAGCTGGAGCAAGGCGAACACGCGGTCACCGCCATCGTCCGCGAGGCCGATGAGGAAATAGGTGTGCGCCTCAGCCCTTCGGAGCCACAGTTGGTCACCACGGTGCACCACCGCAACTCCAGCGGCCTCGCCCGCGTCGGCCTCGCCTTCGCCGTGGCCTTCGACCAAAGCCGGCACGGCGAGCCGGTCAACGCCGAACCGCACAAGTGCGCCAAGATCGCATGGTTTCCCGCTGACATGCTGCCGACCAACACCTACCCGTACACCGCCGCCTGCGTAAATGCGTTCCAGGACCGGGCACCTTTCGCACTCAGCGGCTGGTCATAG
- a CDS encoding gamma-glutamyltransferase — MTLDIALAAPHPAALDAAADIVTAGGGAVDAALAAAAALTVAYPHQCSAGGDLIALIRTPAERVRAVMSVGAAAAGIDVAALRAAGDRMPPIGPLTVTVPGVVAGWAALAELGGQLPLARIVAPAVELASGGVPVSPGLAAAIVRRWDVVRADPGLAALLLDGDGAPLPAGAVLRQPALARTLGAVGADWRDYYQGELAERLAVGLAALGSPLTAADLAGHEAELADPLRHTTGSGVTWSVAPPPSQGATLLAMLTAPDGGPAGTLHTAYRAAQRRDALLGDPRMNPIDLDGLLLRADHPDRPASPASPKPAGDTVAVTAVGSDGTAVTLIQSVFQTFGAGICEPDTGLVLHNRGSVFSLDPTHPGRLRPGARPPHTLCPSIATGPDRVVALGCQGGRAQPWILAQVAAEALTTGDPAGLLARSRWVIGVRDVGQAQPSLLLEPDTPAADALAATAADLGLRVVRLPQRHDDAGHVQLARLTQAGLDAASDPRADGAARVLRSG; from the coding sequence ATGACGCTCGACATCGCGCTCGCCGCACCGCATCCCGCCGCCCTCGACGCCGCCGCCGACATCGTCACGGCCGGCGGTGGCGCGGTCGACGCCGCCCTGGCCGCGGCAGCCGCGCTCACCGTCGCCTACCCGCACCAGTGCTCCGCCGGGGGTGACCTGATCGCCCTCATCCGTACCCCGGCCGAAAGGGTGCGGGCGGTGATGTCGGTCGGCGCGGCCGCCGCCGGCATCGACGTGGCCGCGCTACGCGCTGCCGGGGACCGGATGCCACCGATCGGGCCGCTCACCGTCACCGTGCCCGGCGTCGTGGCCGGCTGGGCGGCGCTCGCCGAACTCGGCGGCCAGCTGCCGTTGGCCCGGATCGTCGCGCCGGCGGTCGAGTTGGCATCCGGCGGCGTACCGGTGAGCCCCGGCCTGGCCGCCGCGATCGTCCGCCGGTGGGACGTGGTCCGTGCCGATCCCGGCCTGGCCGCCCTGCTACTCGACGGCGACGGGGCGCCGCTGCCGGCCGGCGCGGTGCTGCGCCAACCCGCGTTGGCCCGCACCCTCGGCGCGGTCGGTGCCGACTGGCGCGACTACTACCAGGGTGAGCTCGCCGAACGGCTGGCCGTCGGGCTGGCCGCGCTCGGCAGCCCGCTGACCGCCGCCGACCTCGCCGGACACGAAGCCGAGCTGGCCGACCCGCTGCGCCACACCACCGGCTCCGGGGTGACCTGGTCGGTCGCTCCGCCGCCCAGCCAGGGAGCCACCCTGCTGGCAATGCTCACTGCTCCCGACGGCGGACCGGCGGGCACGCTGCACACCGCCTACCGCGCCGCGCAGCGCCGCGACGCCCTGCTCGGTGACCCTCGGATGAATCCGATCGACCTCGACGGACTGCTGCTGCGCGCCGACCACCCGGACCGCCCGGCCTCGCCGGCCTCGCCGAAGCCAGCCGGGGACACCGTCGCCGTCACCGCCGTCGGCAGTGACGGCACCGCCGTCACCCTCATCCAGAGCGTGTTCCAGACCTTCGGTGCCGGCATCTGCGAACCCGACACCGGTCTGGTGCTGCACAACCGGGGCTCGGTGTTCAGCCTCGACCCGACCCATCCTGGCCGGCTGCGCCCCGGAGCCCGCCCGCCGCACACCCTCTGCCCGTCGATCGCCACCGGACCGGACCGGGTCGTCGCCCTCGGCTGCCAGGGCGGCCGGGCCCAGCCGTGGATCCTCGCCCAGGTTGCCGCCGAGGCGCTGACGACCGGCGACCCGGCCGGGCTGCTCGCCCGGTCCCGCTGGGTGATCGGCGTCCGCGACGTCGGCCAGGCCCAGCCGAGCCTGCTGCTGGAACCCGACACGCCGGCCGCCGACGCGCTGGCGGCCACCGCCGCCGACCTCGGCCTGCGGGTGGTGCGGCTGCCGCAGCGCCACGACGACGCCGGGCACGTCCAGCTCGCCCGGCTCACCCAGGCCGGTCTCGACGCGGCCAGCGACCCCCGCGCCGACGGTGCCGCGCGAGTGCTGCGGAGCGGCTGA
- a CDS encoding TetR/AcrR family transcriptional regulator, translating to MAATGPDLVGKPLTITERARRAQFVQVTIDLVAEHGYPGASLARIAEAAGVSKAAVLYHFPTKDAVVRAAYQTVIGALTTAVGAAVADHSSAAALYAYVRTLVGHLAARTDHARMIIEAITAGAGITDSPDDRGRRAAVAGLIDAAKAAGDYRADVDSRSTAVIVNGAIDAIVAQRLADSGFDAVGAADTLVDLLDRSLR from the coding sequence ATGGCAGCAACCGGTCCCGACCTCGTCGGCAAGCCGTTGACGATCACCGAACGGGCGCGGCGGGCGCAGTTCGTCCAGGTGACCATCGACCTCGTCGCCGAGCACGGGTATCCTGGCGCGTCGCTGGCCCGGATCGCCGAGGCCGCCGGCGTCTCCAAAGCGGCCGTGCTCTACCACTTCCCGACCAAGGACGCGGTGGTCCGAGCCGCCTACCAGACGGTGATCGGCGCACTCACCACCGCGGTCGGCGCGGCCGTGGCGGACCATTCGAGTGCCGCCGCCCTCTACGCCTACGTCCGTACGCTGGTCGGCCACCTCGCCGCCCGGACCGACCACGCACGCATGATCATCGAGGCGATCACCGCTGGTGCCGGGATCACCGACAGCCCGGACGACCGGGGTCGCCGGGCGGCGGTCGCGGGGCTGATCGACGCGGCGAAGGCGGCCGGCGACTACCGCGCCGACGTCGATTCCCGCAGTACGGCCGTGATCGTCAACGGGGCGATCGACGCGATCGTGGCCCAGCGGCTCGCGGATTCCGGGTTTGACGCGGTCGGGGCCGCCGACACCCTCGTCGACCTGCTCGACAGGTCGTTGCGCTAG
- a CDS encoding alpha/beta hydrolase: MRRPLPRPRRRWLVVGGAALIAAVLLIAAFAMRTPAPVGYFTSTAAHDRFLAAYRQAMAELPQPDQTLDVRTSYGVVRLYRFTGADPDADPLLLVPGRASAAPIWADNLPALLRLRSVYTIDLLGEPGMSVQQRPIDTPEDHAQWLHEVLVELPEPAVHLVGLSIGGWTATNLVVHQPEKIASVTLLDPVLVFADLSWQAILRSIPASVRWFPKSWRDDFASWTANDAPVEDVPVARMIEAGMQTYALKLSAPHRITPEDLAGVRTPTLALLASESRMHDTTEAVEVAERALPEATVIVYPDASHAINGEHPDRVANDIADFLAASGR; encoded by the coding sequence ATGCGCCGTCCACTCCCCCGCCCGCGCCGCCGCTGGCTCGTCGTCGGCGGAGCCGCCCTGATCGCCGCCGTACTCCTGATCGCCGCCTTCGCCATGCGGACCCCCGCACCGGTCGGCTACTTCACCTCGACCGCCGCACACGACCGCTTCCTCGCCGCCTACCGGCAGGCCATGGCGGAGCTGCCGCAGCCTGATCAGACCCTCGACGTACGAACCAGTTACGGCGTGGTGCGGCTCTACCGGTTCACCGGCGCCGACCCGGACGCCGATCCGCTGCTGCTGGTGCCGGGGCGGGCCTCGGCCGCACCGATCTGGGCGGACAACCTGCCCGCGCTGCTGCGGCTGCGCAGCGTCTACACCATCGACCTGCTGGGCGAGCCGGGCATGAGCGTCCAACAGCGGCCGATCGACACGCCCGAAGACCACGCCCAGTGGCTGCACGAGGTGCTGGTCGAGTTGCCGGAGCCGGCCGTCCATCTGGTCGGGCTGTCGATCGGCGGCTGGACCGCGACGAACCTCGTCGTGCACCAGCCGGAGAAGATCGCCAGTGTCACGCTGCTCGACCCGGTCCTGGTCTTCGCCGACCTGTCCTGGCAGGCGATCCTGCGGTCGATCCCGGCCAGCGTCCGCTGGTTTCCCAAGTCCTGGCGCGACGACTTCGCCAGCTGGACCGCCAACGACGCGCCCGTCGAGGACGTACCGGTCGCCCGGATGATCGAAGCCGGCATGCAGACGTACGCGCTGAAGCTGTCGGCACCGCACCGGATCACACCCGAAGACCTGGCCGGGGTACGGACACCGACGCTGGCGCTGCTCGCCAGCGAGTCCCGGATGCACGACACCACCGAGGCGGTGGAGGTCGCCGAGCGCGCGCTGCCCGAAGCGACGGTGATCGTCTACCCGGACGCCTCGCACGCGATCAACGGCGAGCACCCGGACCGGGTCGCCAACGACATCGCCGACTTCCTCGCCGCGTCCGGCCGGTAG
- a CDS encoding FAD-dependent oxidoreductase, giving the protein MEPAETATPDAAAAATPAAAEAATVLASPYRLGPVALRSRIVKAPTSTGAADAAGFAQPWHLDHYARVGRGAALTIVEFTAIDDGAARGFPGHLSIASDDHAAVLATVAERITAHVGVPGLQLAHAGRQRTLPGEAVAASAVPWPTIERRLGLRPRAITVDEIAEVVDNFGRAAGRAARAGFRLVEIQAANGYLLAGFLSPHTNRRRDGYGGDPVRRRRILLEVVARCRAALPAEVALTVRLSDRDHEPGGQELAETAALVRTLAATGHVDAVHVSSGNHETRVRQVPPAAVPPGAAWRSARELRGHGLPVIACGGITDPVRAATLIRDGSADLVALGRAFLADPDWAAKALGGATERIRPCVRGNDGCHARAALIGRPVACTVNPALTRPPPTPPPRSTLDRPVIVAGAGPAGLEAANTLAEHGHRVRLYTGGRLGGALRDAVDSGVHDSFNPYLRWLTGRLAASDVEVVDAPLHPGELGGQWAGLLVATGSDQLVLPGVVPALDVLRGTVPPPSDGPVLVIGAGRTGTSTAAALARRGADVTLIGDTTRVLDTEPPDDPPTWTDLLASLGVRLVLGGRATIINTRRVRVNGEALPAGLIVAAVGREPRHDLSDAAGLVAAGRPVLRCGDALRPARLHDAVHAGADTARTLHEALATRQVAS; this is encoded by the coding sequence ATGGAGCCAGCCGAAACAGCGACACCGGACGCGGCCGCTGCGGCGACGCCAGCCGCGGCCGAAGCAGCCACGGTGCTCGCCAGCCCGTACCGGCTCGGGCCGGTCGCGCTGCGGTCCCGGATCGTCAAGGCACCCACCTCGACCGGGGCGGCCGACGCCGCCGGGTTCGCCCAACCGTGGCACCTCGACCACTACGCGCGGGTCGGCCGGGGTGCCGCGTTGACCATCGTGGAGTTCACCGCGATCGACGACGGCGCCGCCCGTGGCTTCCCCGGTCACCTCAGCATCGCCAGCGACGACCACGCCGCCGTGCTCGCCACCGTCGCCGAGCGGATCACCGCCCACGTCGGGGTACCTGGTCTGCAACTCGCCCACGCCGGCCGACAGCGGACCCTGCCCGGCGAAGCCGTCGCCGCCTCGGCGGTGCCGTGGCCGACCATCGAACGCCGGCTCGGGCTGCGCCCCCGCGCGATCACCGTCGACGAGATCGCCGAGGTCGTCGACAACTTCGGCCGGGCCGCCGGCCGCGCCGCGCGGGCCGGGTTCCGACTGGTGGAGATCCAGGCCGCCAACGGCTATCTGCTCGCCGGGTTCCTCTCTCCGCACACCAACCGGCGCCGCGACGGCTACGGCGGCGACCCGGTCCGACGCCGCCGCATCCTGCTGGAGGTCGTCGCCCGCTGCCGGGCCGCGCTACCCGCCGAGGTGGCGCTGACCGTACGGCTGTCCGACCGCGACCACGAACCCGGCGGCCAAGAGCTCGCCGAAACCGCCGCCCTGGTCCGGACCCTGGCCGCCACCGGCCACGTCGACGCCGTGCACGTGTCGTCGGGCAACCACGAGACGCGGGTACGGCAGGTGCCGCCGGCCGCCGTGCCACCCGGTGCCGCCTGGCGGTCGGCCCGCGAACTGCGGGGCCACGGGCTACCGGTCATCGCCTGCGGCGGCATCACCGATCCGGTGCGGGCCGCCACGCTGATCCGGGACGGCAGCGCCGACCTGGTCGCACTCGGCCGGGCGTTCCTCGCCGACCCCGACTGGGCCGCGAAAGCCCTGGGCGGTGCCACCGAACGGATCCGCCCCTGCGTACGCGGCAACGACGGCTGTCACGCCCGCGCCGCCCTGATCGGCCGTCCGGTCGCCTGCACCGTCAACCCGGCGCTGACCCGGCCGCCCCCCACCCCGCCGCCCCGGTCCACGCTGGATCGTCCGGTGATCGTCGCCGGGGCCGGCCCGGCCGGTCTGGAAGCCGCCAACACCCTCGCCGAGCACGGCCATCGGGTCCGGCTGTACACCGGCGGCCGGCTCGGCGGTGCCCTGCGGGACGCTGTGGACAGCGGAGTGCACGACAGCTTCAATCCGTACCTGAGGTGGCTGACCGGCCGGCTGGCGGCCAGCGACGTCGAGGTCGTCGACGCCCCGCTGCACCCCGGTGAGCTGGGCGGCCAGTGGGCCGGGCTGCTCGTCGCCACCGGCAGCGACCAACTGGTGCTGCCCGGCGTGGTACCGGCGCTCGACGTGCTGCGCGGCACGGTGCCGCCGCCGTCCGACGGTCCGGTGCTGGTGATCGGGGCCGGCCGGACCGGCACCAGCACCGCTGCCGCGCTGGCTCGCCGGGGTGCCGACGTCACGCTGATCGGCGACACCACCCGGGTGCTCGACACCGAACCCCCTGACGACCCGCCGACCTGGACCGACCTGCTCGCCTCCCTCGGCGTCCGGCTCGTGCTCGGCGGCCGGGCCACGATCATCAACACGCGGCGGGTACGGGTGAACGGCGAGGCTCTGCCGGCCGGGCTGATCGTCGCGGCGGTCGGCCGCGAGCCCCGCCACGACCTGTCCGACGCCGCCGGACTGGTCGCCGCCGGGCGTCCGGTGCTTCGCTGCGGCGACGCGCTGCGCCCGGCGCGGCTGCACGACGCCGTGCACGCCGGGGCGGACACCGCCCGTACGCTGCACGAGGCACTGGCGACCCGGCAGGTGGCATCGTGA
- a CDS encoding amidohydrolase family protein, protein MTDGDLLVVGDVHTLDPAAPRAEAVAVRSGRIVAVGDLRAVRDAVPTGTPQLAPSGGIVLPGFVDSHVHLIWAGRAAARVGLDDATSVRDVCDRITAYARRHPTRRWIEADAGFDPGDLAERRLPSAAELEAAAPGRPVLLDRKGHDGIANLTALRLAGITAATPDPPGGRIDRYADGTPTGLLVEHPAVALVRAVVPEPDQGTRIDWITAGQAELLAHGITTAVDPAVPAAELAAYAAAGRSGALRLRTVAMPLGGDDVDDARIRRTLDELDLDRAAPALLRAGPTKLFLDGGGSLGTALRSSPWPGTDGYHGNQSLRTETLRAHCAAAAAHGRGVGVHAVGDAAIDLTLSVFAEAAAGTPIAGLGFHLIHAYLGPGPVAMATARRLGVPVSAHPALQWAFGLNLIERLGEPAAAAANPLRSWLDAGVTVGGGSDGPGPPMSVLHGIWQARTRRVRGRDEPLGPDQAVTAAEALAMFTTGAARVAGNLRAGWGGGVLRVGEPADLAVLDVDPLTPDADALLTGTVLATVVAGEVCYTVE, encoded by the coding sequence GTGACCGACGGTGACCTGCTCGTCGTCGGCGACGTGCACACGCTGGACCCGGCCGCTCCGCGCGCCGAGGCCGTGGCGGTGCGCTCCGGTCGGATCGTCGCCGTCGGCGACCTGCGCGCCGTCCGAGACGCCGTCCCCACCGGTACGCCGCAGCTCGCTCCGTCCGGCGGGATCGTGCTGCCCGGCTTCGTCGACAGCCACGTGCACCTGATCTGGGCCGGCCGGGCCGCCGCCCGGGTCGGCCTCGACGACGCGACCAGCGTCCGCGACGTCTGCGACCGGATCACCGCGTACGCCCGCCGGCATCCCACTCGCCGGTGGATCGAGGCCGACGCCGGCTTCGACCCAGGTGACCTGGCCGAACGCCGCCTGCCGTCGGCCGCCGAACTGGAGGCCGCCGCCCCGGGCCGGCCGGTGCTGCTGGACCGCAAGGGCCACGACGGGATCGCCAACCTGACCGCGCTGCGGCTGGCCGGGATCACCGCCGCCACCCCGGACCCGCCGGGCGGACGGATCGACCGGTACGCCGACGGCACCCCGACCGGGTTGCTCGTCGAACACCCGGCGGTCGCCCTGGTCCGTGCCGTTGTTCCGGAGCCGGACCAGGGTACGAGGATCGACTGGATCACCGCCGGCCAGGCGGAACTGCTCGCCCACGGCATCACCACCGCCGTCGATCCGGCGGTGCCGGCCGCCGAACTGGCCGCGTACGCCGCTGCCGGGCGCTCCGGTGCGCTGCGGCTGCGTACCGTCGCGATGCCGCTCGGCGGCGACGACGTCGACGACGCGCGGATTCGGCGTACCCTCGATGAACTTGATCTTGACCGCGCCGCACCCGCGTTGTTGCGCGCCGGGCCGACGAAGCTGTTCCTCGACGGCGGCGGGTCCCTCGGCACCGCGCTGCGCTCGTCGCCGTGGCCGGGCACCGACGGCTACCACGGCAACCAGAGCCTGCGCACCGAGACGCTGCGGGCGCACTGCGCGGCGGCGGCCGCGCACGGTCGGGGCGTCGGCGTGCACGCCGTCGGTGACGCCGCGATCGACCTGACCCTGTCGGTCTTCGCCGAGGCTGCGGCCGGTACGCCGATCGCCGGACTGGGCTTCCACCTGATCCACGCCTACCTCGGACCGGGGCCGGTGGCGATGGCGACCGCCCGCCGGCTCGGTGTGCCGGTGTCGGCGCATCCGGCGCTGCAGTGGGCGTTCGGGCTCAACCTGATCGAACGGCTCGGCGAGCCGGCCGCCGCAGCCGCCAACCCCCTACGGTCCTGGCTGGACGCCGGGGTGACGGTCGGTGGCGGCTCCGACGGGCCGGGACCGCCGATGTCGGTGCTGCACGGCATCTGGCAGGCCCGCACCCGTCGGGTCCGGGGCCGCGACGAGCCGCTCGGGCCGGATCAGGCGGTGACCGCCGCCGAGGCCCTCGCCATGTTCACCACCGGTGCGGCGCGGGTCGCCGGCAACCTCCGGGCTGGCTGGGGCGGCGGCGTGCTGCGGGTCGGCGAGCCGGCGGACCTGGCCGTGCTCGACGTCGACCCGCTCACCCCGGACGCCGACGCGCTGCTCACCGGCACCGTACTGGCCACCGTGGTCGCCGGCGAGGTCTGCTACACGGTGGAGTGA
- a CDS encoding antitoxin VbhA family protein — protein MGSHRKTEAVMVPVEVFDELTGERARSLTQAAASARAEGLTANADVETVMERWTRGEISDEQMRDLVRRLYGAA, from the coding sequence GTGGGTTCGCACCGTAAGACCGAGGCTGTCATGGTCCCGGTGGAGGTCTTCGACGAGCTGACTGGCGAGCGGGCCCGGTCACTGACTCAGGCGGCGGCCTCAGCGCGGGCTGAAGGGCTGACGGCGAACGCCGACGTCGAGACCGTCATGGAGCGGTGGACTCGCGGCGAGATCAGCGATGAGCAGATGCGCGATCTGGTCCGGCGGCTCTACGGTGCGGCGTGA
- the amcA gene encoding multiple cyclophane-containing RiPP AmcA, with amino-acid sequence MTVYISRYAATGELSRDLTDCDQPVERPVADLPLLTHVWRIVFEQQARKRDR; translated from the coding sequence ATGACCGTGTATATCTCGCGGTATGCCGCGACCGGTGAACTGTCCCGCGACCTCACGGATTGCGATCAACCGGTGGAACGGCCGGTGGCCGATCTGCCGCTGCTGACGCACGTCTGGCGAATCGTGTTCGAGCAGCAGGCGCGGAAGCGCGACCGCTGA
- a CDS encoding aldo/keto reductase, producing MSGSDTMILLPRRLLVGLNADVSVIGAGCWTIGGPITNRGAPIGWDDVDPDAAFAGLVHALERGVTLYDTADVYGLGHSERLLGRLLRLVPRQDLTISSKVGYFAGTARHAYHPAQMRAQLATTLDNVGTDHLDIYFLHSSDFGPDDRYLLDAADLIQTWRAQGVIHAVGMRAPHRFAEEWAATDGPQAAETRRWLHLYDQLRPDVITTRYNLLSPLYADHETDIFRFARRDGLGVLIKQVLGQGLLLQAGSDPDQRQYSTGDHRRADPTFTPDNRRQLHARLAPLRHRYGHSPANMARLCVQYALHHSPDAAILVGFRNAEQIDTVLTALDHPLHADDITQIRAVLHDNPYID from the coding sequence ATGAGCGGATCCGACACCATGATCCTCCTACCGCGCCGCCTTCTCGTCGGCCTCAACGCCGACGTCTCCGTCATCGGGGCCGGTTGCTGGACCATCGGCGGCCCCATCACCAACCGAGGCGCCCCGATCGGCTGGGACGACGTCGACCCCGACGCAGCCTTCGCCGGACTCGTACACGCCCTGGAACGAGGCGTAACGCTCTACGACACCGCCGACGTCTACGGCCTTGGCCACTCCGAACGCCTCCTTGGCCGGCTTCTCCGCCTCGTCCCTCGGCAGGACCTGACCATCTCCAGCAAGGTCGGCTACTTCGCCGGCACCGCCCGCCACGCCTACCACCCTGCGCAGATGCGCGCGCAACTCGCCACCACCCTGGACAACGTCGGCACCGACCACCTCGACATCTACTTCCTCCACAGCAGCGACTTCGGCCCTGACGACCGGTACCTGCTTGACGCGGCCGACCTCATTCAGACCTGGCGGGCCCAGGGAGTGATCCACGCGGTCGGCATGCGCGCACCACACCGATTCGCCGAGGAATGGGCCGCCACCGACGGGCCGCAAGCGGCCGAGACACGCCGCTGGCTGCACCTGTACGACCAGTTGCGCCCCGACGTGATCACCACCCGTTACAACCTCCTCAGCCCGCTCTACGCCGACCATGAGACCGACATCTTCCGCTTCGCCCGCCGCGACGGCCTGGGCGTCCTGATCAAGCAAGTCCTCGGGCAGGGCCTTCTGCTCCAAGCCGGGTCCGACCCTGACCAGCGGCAGTACAGCACTGGCGACCACCGCCGCGCCGACCCAACTTTCACGCCGGACAACCGCCGTCAGCTCCACGCCCGCCTCGCGCCCCTGCGCCACCGATACGGACACAGCCCCGCCAACATGGCGCGGCTCTGCGTGCAGTACGCCCTGCACCACTCCCCTGACGCCGCGATCCTCGTCGGCTTCCGGAACGCTGAGCAGATCGACACCGTCCTCACCGCCCTAGACCATCCACTCCACGCCGACGACATCACGCAGATCCGCGCCGTGCTCCACGACAACCCGTACATCGACTGA